One Neodiprion pinetum isolate iyNeoPine1 chromosome 1, iyNeoPine1.2, whole genome shotgun sequence genomic window carries:
- the LOC124214354 gene encoding uncharacterized protein isoform X3, with protein sequence MVQFPDMNWTQKECLQVINEYRKRKVLWNPRDPLYYNKITKEDAWTEIAVKCGRSTEELKKKIESLKSTYRREKTRARKRYKTGKGRSEIHQPQWFAYTSLQFLDSKNIPYKTLNNVQNMFDEIPTEHFNSESLDDSNNIGNQFKNEQIESENLQASDAEEALNAEKTEFSTLRTRVLKRNNIDQDQRNAEAFDYLRQVPARSDQLKDECSLFGDYIAAKLRKFDDRSRAIAEHRISNTLFELEMNELMDGRSSVGNPENGAYHTRDVISSYFSKDYRIVVYIKILY encoded by the exons ATGGTTCAATTTCCAG ATATGAATTGGACCCAGAAAGAGTGTTTACAAGTAATAAACGAGTATCGTAAAAGAAAAGTTCTTTGGAACCCGCGCGATCCGCTttattataacaaaataacaaaGGAAGATGCTTGGACAGAAATTGCTGTAAAATGTGGCAGGAGTactgaagaattgaaaaaaaaaatagagagtCTCAAAAGCACATACAGGCGTGAAAAGACGCGAGCAAGAAAACGCTATAAAACAGGAAAAG GGCGAAGTGAGATTCATCAACCGCAATGGTTTGCTTACACGAGTCTACAATTTCTGGACAGTAAAAATATACCCTACAAGACTCTAAAT AATGTGCAAAACATGTTTGATGAAATACCAACAGAGCATTTTAACAGCGAAAGTCTTGATGACAGTAACAACATAGGAAACCAGTTCAAAAACGAACAGATCGAATCAGAAAACTTGCAGGCATCGGATGCCGAAGAAGCATTAAACGCTGAGAAAACAGAGTTCAGTACTCTGAGAACCCGAGTACTGAAAAGAAATAACATTGATCAAGACCAAAGAAATGCAGAGGCGTTTGATTACCTACGACAAGTACCTGCAAGATCTGACCAGTTGAAAGATGAATGTAGTCTCTTTGGTGATTATATTGCGGCAAAACTACGCAAATTCGATGATCGATCACGTGCTATTGCAGAACACAGAATTAGTAACACCTTATTCGAATTGGAGATGAAT GAACTTATGGATGGACGGAGCAGTGTTGGCAACCCTGAAAATGGTGCCTATCATACGAGGGACGTAATTTCATCGTATTTCAGTAAAGATTATCGTATTGTggtttatattaaaatattatattga
- the LOC124214343 gene encoding NADP-dependent malic enzyme isoform X2, producing MFFLQRSVLPSYGRGGMGAWARALPPSHPAVKDIQHREIHEVSGDVVPINMVKGIGHLRDPRLNKGLAFTLKERIALGIHGLQPPRFKTQEEQLALCKASVMKYTEDLNRYLYLVELQERNERLFFRLLSENIEQMMPIVYTPTVGLACQKFGVIYRRPRGLFITCHDKGHIYEILNNWPEQAVRAICVTDGERILGLGDLGACGMGIPVGKLALYTALAGIKPHQCLPITIDVGTNNEQLRNDPHYIGLNKPRSQGAEYDELIDEFMAACVKKYGQNVLIQFEDFGNHNAFRFLDKYRDKYCTFNDDIQGTAAVAVAGILASKRITKRKIRDNKFVFLGAGEAAIGIADLCVKAMEADGCTQEEARANIWMMDIDGLLVKNRPVGNLDGHKAWYAKDHAVMKSLLEVVKEIKPTVLIGASAAAGAFTPEVLQEMAKNNERPLIFALSNPTSKAECTAQQAYENTEGRCVFSSGSPFGEVNYNGKIYKPGQGNNAYIFPGVALGVIATGCHHITEELFLISAQVVADHVKDEDLELGSLYPPLSCIKECSIIIAIKIAEYAYKKGGLASEYPEPKDMRNFIVSKMYDASYDSPLANMYDWPGDSAKPRVLPEQL from the exons ATGTTCTTTCTGCAACGTTCTGTTTT ACCCTCCTATGGCAGGGGTGGAATGGGCGCTTGGGCGCGCGCACTTCCACCTTCGCACCCTGCCGTCAAGGACATTCAGCACAGAGAGATTCACGAGGTCTCGGGAGACGTAGTACCAATCAACATGGTGAAGGGTATAGGTCATCTCCGAGATCCCAGATTGAACAAG GGGTTGGCCTTCACGTTGAAGGAAAGAATCGCCCTTGGTATCCACGGTCTCCAGCCTCCAAGATTCAAAACTCAAGAAGAACAGCTTGCCCTGTGTAAGGCGTCGGTGATGAAGTACACCGAGGATTTGAACCGGTATCTTTACTTGGTCGAGCTCCAG GAGAGAAACGAAAGGCTCTTCTTTCGTCTTCTCAGCGAAAACATCGAGCAGATGATGCCCATAGTCTACACACCAACCGTGGGACTTGCCTGTCAGAAATTCGGTGTAATTTACCGAAGACCCCGAGGTCTCTTCATCACTTGCCACGACAAGGGTCACATATACGAGATTCTCAACAACTG GCCGGAGCAAGCCGTTCGGGCGATATGCGTGACTGACGGTGAGCGAATTCTGGGATTGGGTGATTTGGGTGCTTGCGGGATGGGAATTCCCGTAGGAAAATTGGCTCTGTACACGGCGTTGGCCGGCATAAAGCCACACCAATGCTTACCGATCACAATCGACGTCGGGACAAACAACGAACAGCTTAGAAATGATCCGCACTATATCGGTCTCAACAAGCCCAGATCACAAGGCGCCGAGTACGACGAACTGATCGATGAATTCATGGCTGCATGCGTCAAGAAATACGGACAAAATGTCCTCATCCAG TTTGAAGATTTTGGAAACCACAATGCCTTCCGTTTTCTGGACAAGTACAGGGATAAGTACTGTACATTCAACGATGACATTCAGGGAACCGCCGCAGTCGCGGTTGCTGGTATTCTCGCATCGAAAAGAATCACCAAACGGAAAATTCGTGATAATAAATTCGTTTTCTTGGGTGCTGGCGAG GCAGCCATCGGAATCGCAGATCTCTGCGTTAAGGCGATGGAAGCTGACGGATGTACCCAAGAAGAAGCGAGAGCGAACATCTGGATGATGGACATCGACGGTCTCCTGGTGAAGAATCGGCCCGTGGGAAACCTGGACGGTCACAAAGCCTGGTACGCTAAGGATCACGCGGTCATGAAGTCCTTGCTGGAGGTTGTCAAGGAGATCAAGCCGACGGTGCTTATCG GCGCGTCGGCAGCTGCCGGAGCTTTTACGCCGGAAGTGCTTCAAGAAATGGCCAAGAACAACGAAAGACCCCTCATATTTGCGCTGAGCAATCCGACGAGCAAAGCCGAGTGCACCGCTCAACAAGCTTACGAAAACACGGAG GGTCGTTGTGTATTCTCGTCAGGATCGCCGTTCGGGGAAGTGAACTACAACGGAAAAATCTACAAGCCGGGACAAGGGAACAACGCTTATATATTCCCAGGTGTAGCTTTGGGCGTGATAGCTACGGGTTGTCACCACATAACCGAGGAGCTGTTCCTCATTTCCGCCCAGGTGGTAGCAGACCACGTTAAAGACGAGGATTTGGAACTGGGAAGTCTGTATCCGCCGTTGAGCTGCATCAAGGAGTGTTCGATCATAATTGCGATAAAGATTGCCGAATACGCTTACAAAAAGG GTGGCCTAGCCAGCGAATATCCGGAGCCGAAAGACATgcgaaattttatcgttaGCAAAATGTACGATGCCTCATACGACAGTCCTCTAGCAAATATGTACGACTGGCCCGGTGATTCGGCCAAACCTCGAGTACTTCCGGAACA
- the LOC124214354 gene encoding uncharacterized protein isoform X1 — MVQFPDMNWTQKECLQVINEYRKRKVLWNPRDPLYYNKITKEDAWTEIAVKCGRSTEELKKKIESLKSTYRREKTRARKRYKTGKGRSEIHQPQWFAYTSLQFLDSKNIPYKTLNNVQNMFDEIPTEHFNSESLDDSNNIGNQFKNEQIESENLQASDAEEALNAEKTEFSTLRTRVLKRNNIDQDQRNAEAFDYLRQVPARSDQLKDECSLFGDYIAAKLRKFDDRSRAIAEHRISNTLFELEMNCGRCARARNWGSVRNAGDLIEMSDCDYAPVIHSNFPQYTVEMQQNLWMDGAVLATLKMVPIIRGT, encoded by the exons ATGGTTCAATTTCCAG ATATGAATTGGACCCAGAAAGAGTGTTTACAAGTAATAAACGAGTATCGTAAAAGAAAAGTTCTTTGGAACCCGCGCGATCCGCTttattataacaaaataacaaaGGAAGATGCTTGGACAGAAATTGCTGTAAAATGTGGCAGGAGTactgaagaattgaaaaaaaaaatagagagtCTCAAAAGCACATACAGGCGTGAAAAGACGCGAGCAAGAAAACGCTATAAAACAGGAAAAG GGCGAAGTGAGATTCATCAACCGCAATGGTTTGCTTACACGAGTCTACAATTTCTGGACAGTAAAAATATACCCTACAAGACTCTAAAT AATGTGCAAAACATGTTTGATGAAATACCAACAGAGCATTTTAACAGCGAAAGTCTTGATGACAGTAACAACATAGGAAACCAGTTCAAAAACGAACAGATCGAATCAGAAAACTTGCAGGCATCGGATGCCGAAGAAGCATTAAACGCTGAGAAAACAGAGTTCAGTACTCTGAGAACCCGAGTACTGAAAAGAAATAACATTGATCAAGACCAAAGAAATGCAGAGGCGTTTGATTACCTACGACAAGTACCTGCAAGATCTGACCAGTTGAAAGATGAATGTAGTCTCTTTGGTGATTATATTGCGGCAAAACTACGCAAATTCGATGATCGATCACGTGCTATTGCAGAACACAGAATTAGTAACACCTTATTCGAATTGGAGATGAAT TGCGGGAGATGTGCGCGAGCGAGAAACTGGGGAAGCGTTCGTAATGCGGGTGATCTTATTGAGATGTCGGACTGTGACTATGCTCCTGTCATTCACAGCAATTTTCCCCAATATACAGTTGAAATGCAGCA GAACTTATGGATGGACGGAGCAGTGTTGGCAACCCTGAAAATGGTGCCTATCATACGAGGGACGTAA
- the LOC124214354 gene encoding uncharacterized protein isoform X2, translating into MNWTQKECLQVINEYRKRKVLWNPRDPLYYNKITKEDAWTEIAVKCGRSTEELKKKIESLKSTYRREKTRARKRYKTGKGRSEIHQPQWFAYTSLQFLDSKNIPYKTLNNVQNMFDEIPTEHFNSESLDDSNNIGNQFKNEQIESENLQASDAEEALNAEKTEFSTLRTRVLKRNNIDQDQRNAEAFDYLRQVPARSDQLKDECSLFGDYIAAKLRKFDDRSRAIAEHRISNTLFELEMNCGRCARARNWGSVRNAGDLIEMSDCDYAPVIHSNFPQYTVEMQQNLWMDGAVLATLKMVPIIRGT; encoded by the exons ATGAATTGGACCCAGAAAGAGTGTTTACAAGTAATAAACGAGTATCGTAAAAGAAAAGTTCTTTGGAACCCGCGCGATCCGCTttattataacaaaataacaaaGGAAGATGCTTGGACAGAAATTGCTGTAAAATGTGGCAGGAGTactgaagaattgaaaaaaaaaatagagagtCTCAAAAGCACATACAGGCGTGAAAAGACGCGAGCAAGAAAACGCTATAAAACAGGAAAAG GGCGAAGTGAGATTCATCAACCGCAATGGTTTGCTTACACGAGTCTACAATTTCTGGACAGTAAAAATATACCCTACAAGACTCTAAAT AATGTGCAAAACATGTTTGATGAAATACCAACAGAGCATTTTAACAGCGAAAGTCTTGATGACAGTAACAACATAGGAAACCAGTTCAAAAACGAACAGATCGAATCAGAAAACTTGCAGGCATCGGATGCCGAAGAAGCATTAAACGCTGAGAAAACAGAGTTCAGTACTCTGAGAACCCGAGTACTGAAAAGAAATAACATTGATCAAGACCAAAGAAATGCAGAGGCGTTTGATTACCTACGACAAGTACCTGCAAGATCTGACCAGTTGAAAGATGAATGTAGTCTCTTTGGTGATTATATTGCGGCAAAACTACGCAAATTCGATGATCGATCACGTGCTATTGCAGAACACAGAATTAGTAACACCTTATTCGAATTGGAGATGAAT TGCGGGAGATGTGCGCGAGCGAGAAACTGGGGAAGCGTTCGTAATGCGGGTGATCTTATTGAGATGTCGGACTGTGACTATGCTCCTGTCATTCACAGCAATTTTCCCCAATATACAGTTGAAATGCAGCA GAACTTATGGATGGACGGAGCAGTGTTGGCAACCCTGAAAATGGTGCCTATCATACGAGGGACGTAA
- the LOC124214343 gene encoding NADP-dependent malic enzyme isoform X1 encodes MFFLQRSVLPSYGRGGMGAWARALPPSHPAVKDIQHREIHEVSGDVVPINMVKGIGHLRDPRLNKGLAFTLKERIALGIHGLQPPRFKTQEEQLALCKASVMKYTEDLNRYLYLVELQERNERLFFRLLSENIEQMMPIVYTPTVGLACQKFGVIYRRPRGLFITCHDKGHIYEILNNWPEQAVRAICVTDGERILGLGDLGACGMGIPVGKLALYTALAGIKPHQCLPITIDVGTNNEQLRNDPHYIGLNKPRSQGAEYDELIDEFMAACVKKYGQNVLIQFEDFGNHNAFRFLDKYRDKYCTFNDDIQGTAAVAVAGILASKRITKRKIRDNKFVFLGAGEAAIGIADLCVKAMEADGCTQEEARANIWMMDIDGLLVKNRPVGNLDGHKAWYAKDHAVMKSLLEVVKEIKPTVLIGASAAAGAFTPEVLQEMAKNNERPLIFALSNPTSKAECTAQQAYENTEGRCVFSSGSPFGEVNYNGKIYKPGQGNNAYIFPGVALGVIATGCHHITEELFLISAQVVADHVKDEDLELGSLYPPLSCIKECSIIIAIKIAEYAYKKGGLASEYPEPKDMRNFIVSKMYDASYDSPLANMYDWPGDSAKPRVLPEQKNTKIHHDLKHL; translated from the exons ATGTTCTTTCTGCAACGTTCTGTTTT ACCCTCCTATGGCAGGGGTGGAATGGGCGCTTGGGCGCGCGCACTTCCACCTTCGCACCCTGCCGTCAAGGACATTCAGCACAGAGAGATTCACGAGGTCTCGGGAGACGTAGTACCAATCAACATGGTGAAGGGTATAGGTCATCTCCGAGATCCCAGATTGAACAAG GGGTTGGCCTTCACGTTGAAGGAAAGAATCGCCCTTGGTATCCACGGTCTCCAGCCTCCAAGATTCAAAACTCAAGAAGAACAGCTTGCCCTGTGTAAGGCGTCGGTGATGAAGTACACCGAGGATTTGAACCGGTATCTTTACTTGGTCGAGCTCCAG GAGAGAAACGAAAGGCTCTTCTTTCGTCTTCTCAGCGAAAACATCGAGCAGATGATGCCCATAGTCTACACACCAACCGTGGGACTTGCCTGTCAGAAATTCGGTGTAATTTACCGAAGACCCCGAGGTCTCTTCATCACTTGCCACGACAAGGGTCACATATACGAGATTCTCAACAACTG GCCGGAGCAAGCCGTTCGGGCGATATGCGTGACTGACGGTGAGCGAATTCTGGGATTGGGTGATTTGGGTGCTTGCGGGATGGGAATTCCCGTAGGAAAATTGGCTCTGTACACGGCGTTGGCCGGCATAAAGCCACACCAATGCTTACCGATCACAATCGACGTCGGGACAAACAACGAACAGCTTAGAAATGATCCGCACTATATCGGTCTCAACAAGCCCAGATCACAAGGCGCCGAGTACGACGAACTGATCGATGAATTCATGGCTGCATGCGTCAAGAAATACGGACAAAATGTCCTCATCCAG TTTGAAGATTTTGGAAACCACAATGCCTTCCGTTTTCTGGACAAGTACAGGGATAAGTACTGTACATTCAACGATGACATTCAGGGAACCGCCGCAGTCGCGGTTGCTGGTATTCTCGCATCGAAAAGAATCACCAAACGGAAAATTCGTGATAATAAATTCGTTTTCTTGGGTGCTGGCGAG GCAGCCATCGGAATCGCAGATCTCTGCGTTAAGGCGATGGAAGCTGACGGATGTACCCAAGAAGAAGCGAGAGCGAACATCTGGATGATGGACATCGACGGTCTCCTGGTGAAGAATCGGCCCGTGGGAAACCTGGACGGTCACAAAGCCTGGTACGCTAAGGATCACGCGGTCATGAAGTCCTTGCTGGAGGTTGTCAAGGAGATCAAGCCGACGGTGCTTATCG GCGCGTCGGCAGCTGCCGGAGCTTTTACGCCGGAAGTGCTTCAAGAAATGGCCAAGAACAACGAAAGACCCCTCATATTTGCGCTGAGCAATCCGACGAGCAAAGCCGAGTGCACCGCTCAACAAGCTTACGAAAACACGGAG GGTCGTTGTGTATTCTCGTCAGGATCGCCGTTCGGGGAAGTGAACTACAACGGAAAAATCTACAAGCCGGGACAAGGGAACAACGCTTATATATTCCCAGGTGTAGCTTTGGGCGTGATAGCTACGGGTTGTCACCACATAACCGAGGAGCTGTTCCTCATTTCCGCCCAGGTGGTAGCAGACCACGTTAAAGACGAGGATTTGGAACTGGGAAGTCTGTATCCGCCGTTGAGCTGCATCAAGGAGTGTTCGATCATAATTGCGATAAAGATTGCCGAATACGCTTACAAAAAGG GTGGCCTAGCCAGCGAATATCCGGAGCCGAAAGACATgcgaaattttatcgttaGCAAAATGTACGATGCCTCATACGACAGTCCTCTAGCAAATATGTACGACTGGCCCGGTGATTCGGCCAAACCTCGAGTACTTCCGGAACA aaaaaatacaaaaatccaTCATGATTTGAAACATCTGTAA